The proteins below come from a single Agromyces flavus genomic window:
- a CDS encoding dihydrofolate reductase family protein, which produces MTKIQYYVASTLDGFIADEHDDLSWLLQFGMADFSESYDRFFADVGALVLGATTYEWVLREGAGWPYGSLATWVFTHRELQVPEGADIRFVSGPVAPVADAAVAAAGERNVWVVGGGPVAAQFLEAGRLDELLVTYMPVALGRGRPLFPVAAVTPPLRLAGVTTMGDAVEHVYRIG; this is translated from the coding sequence GTGACCAAGATCCAGTACTACGTGGCGTCCACGCTCGACGGCTTCATCGCCGACGAGCACGACGACCTCTCCTGGCTGCTGCAGTTCGGCATGGCCGACTTCAGCGAATCGTACGACCGGTTCTTCGCCGACGTCGGAGCGCTCGTGCTGGGTGCCACGACCTACGAGTGGGTCCTCCGCGAGGGCGCCGGATGGCCCTACGGCTCGCTGGCCACGTGGGTGTTCACGCACCGCGAGCTCCAAGTGCCCGAGGGCGCCGACATCCGCTTCGTCTCCGGACCCGTCGCGCCGGTCGCCGATGCCGCCGTCGCGGCCGCCGGCGAACGGAACGTCTGGGTCGTCGGCGGCGGTCCCGTCGCTGCCCAGTTCCTCGAGGCCGGGCGGCTCGACGAACTGCTGGTCACCTACATGCCCGTGGCGCTCGGACGCGGGCGCCCGCTGTTCCCTGTTGCGGCGGTGACGCCGCCCCTGCGGCTGGCCGGCGTCACGACGATGGGCGATGCGGTCGAACACGTCTACCGCATCGGCTGA
- a CDS encoding 3-hydroxyacyl-CoA dehydrogenase NAD-binding domain-containing protein — translation MTDYSKIDFSELAAAFADDEVVTHSYVRDVRLPSGKVLALITLDNGRDHTRPSTLGPVTMLELGDRLDELKARAAAGEINAVAITGKPYFLAAGADLSKVGEIPSRDIALKMGQLGHLVFGKLGELGVPSFTFINGLALGGGLEVALNSDYRTVDASAPAIALPEVFLGIVPAWGGAYLLPNLIGIENALRVVVENPLKNNRMLKAKDALELGIADVMFSPVNFLEDSLKWADGVLGGTIVVKRPNAPGKLERLAKWDIAINIARKSLEGKIGTTAKSPYVALDLLKAAKSGTRAEAFEREDEALADLVAGDQFVASIYAFNLVQKRAKRPAGAPDKDLARKVTKVGIIGAGLMASQFAILFVRRLQVPVVITDLDQARVDKGLGYIRDEIGTLEQKGRIDADEANRLRALVTGTTDKADFADCDWVIEAVFEDLAVKQQVFAEVEPFLSETAVIATNTSSLSVEQIGAKLAHPERVVGFHFFNPVAVMPLLEIVKAPATDDETLATAFAVAAKLKKSAVLTADAPGFVVNRLLAKVMGEAARAVDEGTPVPVVEKALAPIGLPMGPFELIDLVGWAVAAHVQDTMVREFPERFYSSENLHALAKLGGPVVEKDKHGKVTDLSKDAKKAITVGKSPVDEATILRRVEDELAGEIKLMLDEEVVAAAEDIDLCLILGAGWPFQAGGATPYLDRVGASERVFGDTFHHPPIRGVGA, via the coding sequence ATGACCGACTACTCGAAGATCGACTTCTCCGAGCTGGCCGCGGCGTTCGCCGACGACGAGGTCGTGACGCACTCGTACGTGCGCGACGTCCGCCTGCCGTCGGGCAAGGTGCTCGCACTCATCACGCTCGACAACGGGCGCGACCACACCCGGCCCTCCACGCTGGGGCCGGTGACGATGCTCGAACTCGGCGACCGGCTCGACGAGCTGAAGGCGCGCGCCGCCGCGGGCGAGATCAATGCCGTCGCGATCACGGGCAAGCCGTACTTCCTCGCCGCCGGCGCCGACCTGTCGAAGGTCGGCGAGATCCCGAGCCGCGACATCGCGCTGAAGATGGGCCAGCTCGGCCACCTGGTCTTCGGCAAGCTCGGCGAGCTCGGCGTTCCGTCGTTCACGTTCATCAACGGGCTCGCCCTCGGCGGCGGCCTCGAGGTCGCGCTGAACTCCGACTACCGCACCGTGGATGCCTCGGCGCCGGCGATCGCGCTGCCCGAGGTGTTCCTCGGCATCGTGCCGGCCTGGGGCGGCGCCTACCTGCTGCCGAACCTCATCGGCATCGAGAACGCGCTCCGCGTCGTCGTCGAGAACCCGTTGAAGAACAACCGCATGCTGAAGGCGAAGGACGCCCTCGAGCTCGGCATCGCCGACGTCATGTTCTCGCCGGTCAACTTCCTCGAGGACTCCCTCAAGTGGGCCGACGGCGTGCTCGGGGGCACGATCGTCGTCAAGCGGCCGAACGCTCCCGGCAAGCTCGAGCGGCTCGCCAAGTGGGACATCGCGATCAACATCGCCCGCAAGAGCCTCGAGGGCAAGATCGGCACCACCGCCAAGTCCCCGTACGTCGCACTCGACCTGCTCAAGGCCGCGAAGTCCGGCACGCGAGCCGAGGCGTTCGAGCGCGAGGACGAGGCGCTCGCCGACCTCGTCGCGGGCGACCAGTTCGTGGCATCCATCTACGCCTTCAACCTCGTGCAGAAGCGCGCGAAGCGCCCTGCCGGCGCGCCCGACAAGGACCTCGCACGCAAGGTCACCAAGGTCGGCATCATCGGGGCCGGCCTCATGGCCAGCCAGTTCGCCATCCTCTTCGTGCGCCGACTGCAGGTCCCCGTGGTCATCACCGACCTCGACCAGGCGCGGGTCGACAAGGGCCTCGGATACATCCGCGATGAGATCGGCACGCTCGAGCAGAAGGGACGCATCGACGCCGACGAGGCGAACCGACTGCGGGCGCTCGTGACGGGCACGACCGACAAGGCGGACTTCGCCGACTGCGACTGGGTCATCGAGGCCGTCTTCGAGGACCTGGCCGTCAAGCAGCAGGTCTTCGCCGAGGTCGAGCCCTTCCTTTCGGAGACTGCGGTGATCGCGACCAACACGTCGTCGCTCTCGGTCGAGCAGATCGGCGCCAAGCTCGCCCACCCCGAGCGCGTCGTCGGCTTCCACTTCTTCAACCCCGTGGCCGTCATGCCGCTCCTCGAGATCGTGAAGGCGCCGGCCACCGACGACGAGACCCTGGCCACGGCATTTGCCGTCGCCGCGAAGCTCAAGAAGAGCGCGGTGCTCACCGCCGACGCGCCCGGGTTCGTCGTGAACCGCCTGCTCGCCAAGGTCATGGGCGAGGCCGCGCGTGCGGTCGACGAGGGCACGCCCGTGCCGGTCGTCGAGAAGGCGCTCGCGCCGATCGGCCTGCCGATGGGCCCGTTCGAGCTCATCGACCTCGTCGGCTGGGCGGTCGCCGCACACGTGCAGGACACCATGGTCCGGGAGTTCCCCGAGCGGTTCTACTCGTCGGAGAACCTGCACGCGCTCGCGAAGCTCGGCGGCCCCGTCGTCGAGAAGGACAAGCACGGCAAGGTCACCGACCTCTCGAAGGACGCCAAGAAGGCGATCACCGTGGGCAAGTCCCCCGTCGACGAGGCGACCATCCTCCGTCGCGTCGAGGACGAGCTCGCGGGCGAGATCAAGCTCATGCTCGATGAAGAGGTCGTCGCGGCGGCCGAGGACATCGACCTGTGCCTCATCCTCGGAGCGGGCTGGCCGTTCCAGGCGGGCGGGGCGACCCCCTACCTCGACCGGGTCGGCGCATCCGAGCGCGTGTTCGGCGACACGTTCCACCACCCGCCGATCCGCGGCGTGGGCGCCTGA